The Streptomyces pactum genome contains a region encoding:
- a CDS encoding endonuclease/exonuclease/phosphatase family protein, producing MPLVVPALPPGPRRRRGLIAPASVLALSAVLAAVLVRTAPGTARSLSADRTLTVATWNMCGVRQWGCADTGSASAKRLAVERLVDAGAGVVLLQEACATHAESVREALGGSWRLSFRPYTWRDGAGRTGTVRCEGRGQGTAGLAVLSAHPLSSVRSVPSRRPEVGLRRGILCATVAAVDVRVCNAHLSLPGSDRAHPGREYRDDQLTTLITAAPGPRTVFGGDFNLNPPGARNPSGWVWPPAAYGAFRECDQTSGGDRSGRATHVSGHKLDYLFTGLPRSSCTVRDTGVSDHRALLMRVDTG from the coding sequence ATGCCTCTCGTGGTCCCCGCGCTCCCGCCCGGCCCTCGCCGGCGCCGCGGACTGATCGCGCCGGCCTCGGTACTCGCGCTGTCGGCCGTCCTCGCCGCGGTGCTGGTGCGGACCGCCCCGGGCACGGCACGGTCCCTGTCCGCGGACCGCACCCTGACGGTGGCGACCTGGAACATGTGCGGCGTCCGGCAGTGGGGTTGCGCGGACACCGGCAGTGCCTCCGCCAAGCGGCTGGCGGTGGAGCGGCTCGTCGACGCGGGGGCCGGCGTCGTGCTGCTGCAGGAGGCCTGCGCCACGCACGCCGAGTCGGTACGCGAGGCGCTCGGCGGCTCCTGGCGGCTGTCCTTCCGGCCCTACACCTGGCGCGACGGCGCCGGGCGCACCGGAACGGTCCGCTGCGAGGGCCGCGGGCAGGGCACGGCCGGCCTCGCCGTCCTCTCGGCCCACCCGCTGTCCTCGGTGCGGTCGGTGCCCTCGCGCCGGCCGGAGGTCGGACTGCGGCGGGGCATCCTGTGCGCGACCGTCGCGGCGGTCGACGTCCGGGTGTGCAACGCCCATCTGAGCCTGCCCGGCAGCGACCGGGCGCATCCCGGCCGGGAGTACCGCGACGACCAGTTGACGACGCTGATCACGGCGGCGCCCGGACCGCGCACCGTGTTCGGCGGCGACTTCAACCTGAACCCGCCGGGTGCCCGCAATCCGTCCGGCTGGGTGTGGCCGCCCGCCGCCTACGGCGCTTTCCGGGAATGCGACCAGACGTCCGGTGGCGACCGGTCGGGCCGTGCGACCCATGTGTCCGGCCACAAACTCGACTATCTCTTCACCGGGTTGCCCCGGTCCTCCTGCACGGTGCGCGACACCGGGGTCTCCGACCACCGGGCGCTGCTGATGCGGGTGGACACCGGTTGA
- the dxs gene encoding 1-deoxy-D-xylulose-5-phosphate synthase produces the protein MPLLTRITGPRDLDRLSLEELGRLAEEIRTFLVDAVSKTGGHLGPNLGVVELTLALHRVFDSPKDKVLWDTGHQSYVHKLLTGRQDFSRLKMKGGLSGYPSQAESEHDVIENSHASTVLGWADGIAKANQVLDRDDHVVAVIGDGALTGGMAWEALNNIAAAKDRPLVIVVNDNERSYAPTIGGLANHLATLRTTDGYERFLARTKELLERTPVVGRPLYDTLHGAKKGLKDFIAPQGMFEDLGLKYVGPIDGHDLEALESALTRAKRFGGPVIVHCLTEKGRGYQPALADEADRFHAVGKIHPDTGLPISTSGADWTSVFGDEMLELGKEREDVVAITAAMLQPVGLDKFAKAFPDRVYDVGIAEQHGAVSAAGLAHGGVHPVFAVYATFLNRAFDQVLMDVALHKCGVTFVLDRAGVTGTDGASHNGMWDMSILQVVPGLRLAAPRDAEQVRAQLREAVEVDDAPTVVRFSKGAVGPAVPAVGRVGGMDVLRTPGTDTPDVLLVSVGALAPMCLEVADLLNKQGISTTVVDPRWVKPVDEAMAPLAERHRVVVTVEDNSRVGGVGSAVAQALRDAGVDVPLRDFGIPPRFLDHASRAEVMAEIGLTAPDIARQVTGLVAKLDGRYERTGADADSVEAARD, from the coding sequence GTGCCGCTGCTGACCCGCATCACGGGACCGCGCGATCTGGACCGGCTCAGCCTGGAAGAGCTGGGCCGGCTGGCAGAGGAGATCCGCACGTTCCTCGTCGACGCCGTGTCCAAGACCGGCGGCCATCTCGGCCCCAACCTCGGAGTGGTGGAGCTCACCCTCGCCCTGCACCGGGTCTTCGACTCGCCGAAGGACAAGGTGCTCTGGGACACCGGCCACCAGTCCTACGTGCACAAGCTGCTCACCGGCCGTCAGGACTTCTCCAGGCTGAAGATGAAGGGCGGCCTGTCCGGCTATCCCTCGCAGGCCGAGTCCGAGCACGACGTCATCGAGAACAGCCACGCCTCCACCGTCCTCGGCTGGGCCGACGGCATCGCCAAGGCCAACCAGGTCCTGGACCGCGACGACCACGTCGTCGCCGTCATCGGCGACGGCGCGCTCACCGGCGGCATGGCCTGGGAGGCGCTGAACAACATCGCCGCCGCCAAGGACCGCCCCCTGGTCATCGTCGTCAACGACAACGAGCGCTCCTACGCGCCCACCATCGGCGGCCTCGCCAACCACCTGGCGACCCTGCGCACCACCGACGGCTACGAGCGCTTCCTGGCCCGCACCAAGGAGCTCCTGGAGCGCACCCCGGTCGTCGGCCGCCCGCTCTACGACACCCTGCACGGCGCCAAGAAGGGCCTGAAGGACTTCATCGCCCCGCAGGGCATGTTCGAGGACCTCGGTCTGAAGTACGTCGGCCCGATCGACGGCCACGACCTCGAGGCCCTGGAGTCCGCCCTCACCCGCGCCAAGCGCTTCGGCGGCCCGGTCATCGTGCACTGCCTCACCGAGAAGGGCCGCGGCTACCAGCCCGCCCTGGCGGACGAGGCCGACCGCTTCCACGCCGTCGGCAAGATCCACCCGGACACGGGCCTGCCCATCTCCACCTCCGGCGCCGACTGGACGTCCGTCTTCGGCGACGAGATGCTCGAGCTCGGCAAGGAGCGCGAGGACGTCGTCGCCATCACCGCCGCGATGCTCCAGCCGGTCGGCCTCGACAAGTTCGCCAAGGCCTTCCCCGACCGCGTCTACGACGTCGGCATCGCCGAGCAGCACGGCGCCGTCTCCGCGGCCGGCCTCGCCCACGGGGGAGTGCACCCGGTCTTCGCCGTGTACGCCACCTTCCTCAACCGCGCCTTCGACCAGGTGCTGATGGACGTGGCCCTGCACAAGTGCGGCGTGACGTTCGTGCTGGACCGCGCCGGTGTCACCGGCACCGACGGCGCCTCCCACAACGGCATGTGGGACATGTCGATCCTCCAGGTCGTCCCGGGCCTCAGGCTCGCCGCCCCGCGCGACGCCGAGCAGGTCCGCGCCCAGTTGCGCGAGGCCGTCGAGGTGGACGACGCGCCGACCGTGGTGCGCTTCTCCAAGGGCGCCGTCGGCCCCGCCGTGCCGGCCGTCGGCCGCGTCGGCGGCATGGACGTCCTGCGCACCCCCGGCACCGACACCCCGGACGTCCTGCTGGTCTCGGTCGGCGCCCTCGCGCCGATGTGCCTGGAGGTGGCGGACCTGCTGAACAAGCAGGGCATCTCCACCACCGTGGTCGACCCCCGCTGGGTCAAGCCCGTCGACGAGGCCATGGCCCCGCTCGCGGAGCGCCACCGCGTCGTCGTCACCGTCGAGGACAACTCGCGGGTCGGCGGCGTCGGCTCCGCCGTCGCCCAGGCCCTGCGCGACGCGGGCGTCGACGTACCGCTGCGCGACTTCGGCATCCCGCCGCGCTTCCTCGACCACGCCTCCCGCGCCGAGGTCATGGCGGAGATCGGGCTCACCGCCCCCGACATCGCCCGCCAGGTCACCGGCCTGGTCGCCAAGCTCGACGGCCGCTACGAGCGCACCGGCGCCGACGCGGACTCGGTGGAGGCCGCGCGCGACTGA
- a CDS encoding amino acid permease, with the protein MSNSSLFRTKKIEQSIRDTEEPEHALKKSLSALDLTVFGVGVIIGTGIFVLTGTVAKNNAGPSVALAFVVAGVVCALAALCYAEFASTVPVAGSAYTFSYASLGELPAWIIGWDLVLEFALGTAVVAVGWSGYIRSLMDNAGWQMPAALGGRDGAEGFGFDILAAALVLVLTGILVLGMKLSARVTSVVVAIKVTVVLIVIIAGAFFIKGSNYDPFVPKARPVEAGGGLDSPLIQLMFGWAPANFGVMGIFTAASVVFFAFIGFDIVATAAEETKNPQRDMPRGILGSLFICTALYVAVSIVVTGMQHYSELSVDAPLADAFKSTGHPFFAGVISFGAAVGLTTVCMILLLGQTRVFFAMSRDGLLPRFFSRVHPKFRTPYRPTILLGVLIAIVAGFTSLSELAELVNIGTLFAFVIVALSVIILRRSRPDLPRAFRTPLVPLLPIVSVGASLWLMLNLPAETWVRFGVWMLIGVVVYFLYSRSHSRLARGEEAPAGPSGTSGPSGTSGPSGTSGPAGPSGPSGGSTP; encoded by the coding sequence GTGAGCAACAGCAGTCTCTTCAGGACCAAGAAGATCGAGCAGTCCATCCGGGACACCGAGGAACCGGAGCACGCGCTCAAGAAGTCCCTGTCCGCGCTGGACCTGACCGTCTTCGGCGTCGGTGTCATCATCGGCACCGGCATCTTCGTACTGACCGGCACGGTCGCCAAGAACAACGCCGGGCCCTCCGTCGCCCTGGCCTTCGTCGTCGCCGGTGTCGTCTGCGCGCTCGCCGCGCTGTGCTACGCGGAGTTCGCCTCCACGGTCCCGGTCGCCGGCTCCGCGTACACCTTCTCCTATGCCTCGCTCGGTGAACTGCCCGCCTGGATCATCGGCTGGGACCTGGTCCTGGAGTTCGCGCTCGGCACGGCGGTGGTGGCCGTCGGCTGGTCGGGCTACATCCGTTCGCTGATGGACAACGCGGGCTGGCAGATGCCCGCGGCGCTCGGCGGCCGGGACGGCGCCGAAGGGTTCGGCTTCGACATCCTCGCCGCCGCCCTGGTGCTGGTGCTCACCGGCATCCTCGTCCTCGGCATGAAGCTGTCGGCGCGGGTCACCTCGGTCGTCGTCGCCATCAAGGTGACCGTCGTCCTCATCGTGATCATCGCGGGCGCCTTCTTCATCAAGGGCTCCAACTACGACCCCTTCGTCCCGAAGGCGCGGCCGGTGGAGGCGGGCGGGGGCCTCGACTCGCCACTGATCCAGTTGATGTTCGGGTGGGCGCCGGCCAACTTCGGAGTGATGGGCATCTTCACCGCGGCCTCGGTCGTCTTCTTCGCCTTCATCGGCTTCGACATCGTCGCCACGGCCGCCGAGGAGACCAAGAACCCGCAGCGCGACATGCCCCGCGGCATCCTCGGCTCCCTGTTCATCTGCACCGCGCTGTACGTCGCCGTGTCGATCGTCGTCACCGGCATGCAGCACTACAGCGAGCTGTCCGTCGACGCCCCGCTCGCCGACGCGTTCAAGTCCACCGGGCACCCCTTCTTCGCGGGCGTGATCAGCTTCGGCGCCGCCGTCGGCCTGACCACGGTGTGCATGATCCTGCTGCTCGGCCAGACCCGGGTGTTCTTCGCGATGAGCCGCGACGGGCTGCTGCCGCGCTTCTTCTCCCGCGTCCACCCGAAGTTCCGGACCCCGTACCGGCCGACCATCCTGCTCGGCGTGCTCATCGCGATCGTCGCCGGCTTCACCAGCCTGAGCGAACTCGCCGAGCTGGTGAACATCGGCACGCTGTTCGCCTTCGTCATCGTCGCGCTCAGCGTGATCATCCTGCGCCGGAGCCGTCCCGACCTGCCGCGCGCCTTCCGCACCCCGCTGGTGCCGCTGCTGCCGATCGTGTCGGTGGGCGCCTCGCTGTGGCTGATGCTGAACCTGCCCGCCGAGACCTGGGTGCGGTTCGGCGTCTGGATGCTGATCGGCGTCGTCGTGTACTTCCTCTACAGCCGCTCCCACAGCCGTCTGGCCCGTGGCGAGGAGGCACCGGCCGGTCCGTCCGGCACGTCAGGTCCGTCCGGCACGTCAGGTCCGTCCGGCACGTCAGGTCCGGCCGGGCCGTCCGGTCCGTCGGGCGGAAGCACCCCGTAG
- a CDS encoding bifunctional glycosyltransferase/CDP-glycerol:glycerophosphate glycerophosphotransferase has protein sequence MDHPRLSIVVPFQDVETYLAECLESIARQSFRDFEVILVDDGSTDGSSRIAADFCAADPRFRMIRQEPHGPGHARNTGLRAMHPQGEFLAFVDGDDVIPEYAYGLLVRTLEASESDFVSGNVQMMNSTKKWQSPLHKGPMQKNRRGTHITRFEALIYDRTVWNKMFRRSFWDYHYIAFPEGVMYEDSWVNMYAHFRAAKVDVITDIVYFWRRREGGAAPSITQRHTELSNLRDRVAAVQSVSRFLADRRSRQYEESKRKYDFACLKSDLMLHLKVLPDADEEYRQSFMRWANEFLDETDLTIIDELPADARVKWLLVREWRLPELLEVIEFERRGGPMPVQRRFHRYLKYPYLGDRGVGLDKKAFRLDKELSLHGSLSGARWSANGHLLTLTGNAYVRYINVHKRHMSVKAIALRNKKQGRMVITTAKTTYAPQATESSAQNRYCYDWAGFEARIDTTRLKRKGQWAEGTWDVATGVLSRGLFRYRGIDRGGAGSAANPPYRYVDKNTRILPVFLQGKLKLRVEIVRCRITGHRVVGDQLELRGVYLGPKVPEWGKLRVTSLSGSGQHDGRVYFTPGGEGWCTFAARLPLRSLVPAFRGDAQADTEIPQSWSMGSNGWKTTLHVEGRKTAIYPVMAEETPDGHYRMPASLQTREGDREVVVHRNGSGYLVLFERATLPTATAFAWHEDGSLEIHGRYLAADRLSPREYQDAHLVVRSRAHGAEREVGVEWNGNEFRCLLSPAAMRTLAGDIPLAAGRWDFFLRRQDLSAVAREDRLEDLMVKTEQDIIGALPEEYEANERRYELQAEAYDRLSLLVHSAMPDHARGPYRQKLLRTKAYPAARRQRVRPAVLFDAFKGTQYSDSPRALHEELLRRGTDLEHLWVVRDDQVEVPPTAIPIRMWSPEWYEALATSRYVVANNHLPDWFQKRDGQIVVQTWHGTPLKKIGHDIESIHFADQRYLERVEKEVQNWDMLVSPNSFSTPILQRAFGFPGEMVESGYPRNDILRLPGTEEREQEIRRRIGLPEGKRIVMYAPTWRDDQYYAPGKYKLDFRIDLEDARARLGAEHVLLVRRHPNVVDPVPGAGDGFVYDVSDYPDMADLSLITDVMITDYSSLMFDYVNTGRPILFFTYDLDHYRDTLRGFYFDFAGSAPGPLLDTSEDLVSAVEQIERIQEAYGERYRWFQREFCDLDDGYASARLADRMLVAGGDLAPGQAQAPAVGTVDTRQTARAMTPVQGRAGSWFTAPRRPAQPGSDAARTVGAVPAQPGPAHDGTPSRQPQSHPQVPRLMPAGYERPAGPAGQAPPAGGRTYEGATV, from the coding sequence GTGGATCACCCGCGTCTGAGCATCGTCGTGCCCTTTCAGGACGTCGAGACCTATCTCGCCGAATGCCTGGAGTCGATCGCGCGCCAGTCGTTCCGCGACTTCGAGGTGATCCTCGTCGACGACGGCTCCACCGACGGCTCCTCGCGGATCGCCGCCGACTTCTGCGCAGCCGACCCGCGCTTCCGGATGATCCGGCAGGAGCCGCACGGCCCGGGACACGCACGCAACACCGGGCTGCGCGCCATGCACCCCCAGGGCGAGTTCCTGGCCTTCGTCGACGGTGACGACGTCATCCCGGAGTACGCCTACGGCCTGCTGGTCCGCACCCTGGAGGCGTCCGAATCGGACTTCGTCTCGGGCAACGTGCAGATGATGAACTCCACCAAGAAGTGGCAGTCGCCGCTGCACAAGGGCCCGATGCAGAAGAACCGGCGCGGCACGCACATCACCAGGTTCGAGGCGCTGATCTACGACCGCACGGTCTGGAACAAGATGTTCCGGCGCTCCTTCTGGGACTACCACTACATCGCGTTCCCCGAGGGCGTCATGTACGAGGACTCCTGGGTCAACATGTACGCCCACTTCCGCGCCGCCAAGGTCGACGTCATCACCGACATCGTCTACTTCTGGCGCCGGCGCGAGGGCGGGGCCGCGCCGTCGATCACCCAGCGCCACACCGAGCTGTCCAACCTGCGCGACCGGGTCGCGGCGGTGCAGTCGGTCAGCCGCTTCCTGGCGGACCGGCGCTCGCGGCAGTACGAGGAGAGCAAGCGCAAGTACGACTTCGCCTGTCTCAAGTCCGACCTCATGCTGCACCTCAAGGTACTGCCGGACGCGGACGAGGAGTACCGGCAGTCGTTCATGCGGTGGGCCAACGAGTTCCTCGACGAGACCGACCTCACCATCATCGACGAACTGCCCGCGGACGCCCGGGTCAAGTGGCTCCTGGTACGCGAGTGGCGGCTGCCCGAACTCCTGGAGGTCATCGAGTTCGAGCGCCGGGGCGGCCCGATGCCGGTCCAGCGGCGCTTCCACCGCTACCTGAAGTACCCCTACCTCGGTGACCGCGGTGTCGGCCTCGACAAGAAGGCGTTCCGGCTCGACAAGGAACTCTCCCTGCACGGTTCGCTCAGCGGGGCCCGCTGGAGCGCCAACGGCCACCTGCTGACCCTCACCGGCAACGCCTACGTGCGCTACATCAACGTGCACAAGCGGCACATGTCGGTGAAGGCGATCGCCCTGCGGAACAAGAAGCAGGGCCGCATGGTGATCACCACGGCGAAGACCACCTACGCGCCGCAGGCCACCGAATCCTCCGCGCAGAATCGTTACTGCTACGACTGGGCCGGCTTCGAGGCCCGCATCGACACGACCCGCCTCAAGCGCAAGGGCCAGTGGGCCGAGGGCACCTGGGACGTGGCCACCGGGGTCCTCAGCCGGGGGCTGTTCCGCTACCGCGGCATCGACCGGGGCGGCGCGGGCAGCGCCGCCAACCCCCCGTACCGGTACGTCGACAAGAACACCCGCATCCTCCCGGTCTTCCTCCAGGGCAAGCTGAAGCTGCGGGTGGAGATCGTGCGCTGCCGGATCACCGGCCACCGCGTGGTCGGGGACCAGTTGGAGCTGCGCGGGGTGTACCTCGGCCCGAAGGTGCCGGAGTGGGGCAAGCTGCGCGTCACCAGCCTGAGCGGCTCGGGCCAGCACGACGGGCGGGTGTACTTCACGCCGGGCGGCGAGGGCTGGTGCACCTTCGCGGCCAGGCTGCCCCTGCGCTCGCTGGTACCGGCCTTCCGGGGCGACGCCCAGGCCGACACGGAGATCCCGCAGTCCTGGAGCATGGGCAGCAACGGCTGGAAGACGACCCTCCACGTGGAGGGCCGCAAGACGGCCATCTACCCCGTCATGGCCGAGGAGACCCCGGACGGGCACTACCGCATGCCCGCCTCGCTGCAGACCCGCGAGGGCGACCGGGAGGTCGTCGTCCACCGCAACGGCTCGGGCTACCTGGTGCTCTTCGAACGGGCCACCCTGCCCACGGCGACGGCGTTCGCCTGGCACGAGGACGGCTCGCTGGAGATCCACGGCCGGTACCTGGCCGCCGACCGGCTGTCGCCGCGGGAGTACCAGGACGCACACCTGGTGGTCCGCTCGCGGGCGCACGGCGCGGAGCGCGAGGTCGGGGTCGAGTGGAACGGCAACGAGTTCCGCTGCCTGCTCTCCCCGGCCGCCATGCGGACGCTGGCCGGGGACATCCCGCTCGCGGCCGGCCGCTGGGACTTCTTCCTGCGCCGGCAGGACCTGTCGGCGGTGGCCCGCGAGGACCGCCTCGAGGACCTGATGGTGAAGACCGAGCAGGACATCATCGGCGCCCTCCCCGAGGAGTACGAGGCGAACGAGCGGCGCTACGAGCTCCAGGCCGAGGCGTACGACCGGTTGTCGCTGCTGGTCCACTCGGCCATGCCCGACCACGCCCGCGGCCCCTACCGGCAGAAGCTGCTGCGCACCAAGGCGTACCCGGCGGCCCGCCGGCAGCGGGTGCGCCCCGCCGTCCTCTTCGACGCCTTCAAGGGCACCCAGTACTCGGACAGTCCCCGGGCGCTGCACGAGGAACTGCTCCGGCGCGGTACCGACCTCGAACACCTGTGGGTGGTGCGCGACGACCAGGTGGAGGTGCCGCCCACCGCGATCCCGATCCGCATGTGGTCGCCCGAGTGGTACGAGGCCCTCGCCACCAGCCGGTACGTCGTCGCCAACAACCACCTCCCGGACTGGTTCCAGAAGCGGGACGGCCAGATCGTCGTCCAGACCTGGCACGGCACCCCGCTGAAGAAGATCGGCCACGACATCGAGTCCATCCACTTCGCCGACCAGCGCTACCTGGAACGGGTCGAGAAGGAGGTGCAGAACTGGGACATGCTGGTCTCGCCCAACAGCTTCTCCACCCCGATCCTCCAGCGCGCCTTCGGCTTCCCCGGCGAGATGGTGGAGTCGGGCTACCCGCGCAACGACATCCTGCGGCTGCCCGGCACCGAGGAGCGGGAGCAGGAGATCCGGCGCCGGATCGGCCTGCCCGAGGGCAAGCGGATCGTGATGTACGCGCCCACCTGGCGCGACGACCAGTACTACGCGCCCGGCAAGTACAAACTGGACTTCCGCATCGACCTCGAGGACGCCCGCGCCCGGCTGGGTGCCGAGCACGTCCTCCTGGTCCGCCGCCACCCCAACGTCGTGGACCCGGTGCCGGGCGCCGGCGACGGATTCGTCTACGACGTCTCCGACTACCCGGACATGGCCGACCTCTCCCTGATCACCGACGTGATGATCACGGACTACTCGTCCCTGATGTTCGACTACGTCAACACCGGGCGGCCCATCCTCTTCTTCACCTACGACCTGGACCACTACCGCGACACCCTGCGCGGCTTCTACTTCGACTTCGCGGGCAGCGCCCCGGGCCCCCTCCTGGACACCTCCGAGGACCTGGTGTCGGCCGTCGAGCAGATCGAGCGGATCCAGGAGGCCTACGGCGAGCGCTACCGCTGGTTCCAGCGCGAGTTCTGCGACCTGGACGACGGGTACGCCTCCGCGCGGCTCGCCGACCGGATGCTGGTGGCGGGCGGCGACCTCGCGCCCGGGCAGGCGCAGGCACCGGCCGTCGGGACCGTCGACACCCGGCAGACCGCCCGCGCCATGACCCCCGTCCAGGGGAGGGCCGGGAGCTGGTTCACCGCGCCGCGCCGGCCGGCGCAGCCCGGGTCCGACGCGGCGCGGACGGTCGGGGCGGTGCCCGCGCAGCCCGGCCCGGCGCACGACGGCACGCCTTCGCGACAGCCGCAGTCGCACCCGCAGGTGCCGCGGCTCATGCCGGCGGGGTACGAGCGGCCGGCCGGACCGGCCGGGCAGGCGCCGCCCGCCGGAGGCCGGACCTACGAAGGCGCGACCGTATGA
- a CDS encoding ATP-binding cassette domain-containing protein: MVHVSATPVLALRGVSKRFGAVQALTDVELEVHAGEVVALVGDNGAGKSTLVKTIAGVHPIDEGSIEWDGKAVSINRPHDAQNLGIATVYQDLALCDNIDVVGNLYLGREIIKRGVLDEVEMERRSRELLDTLSIRIPSVRIPIASLSGGQRQVVAIARSMLGEPKLVILDEPTAALGVEQTAQVLDLVERLRERGHAVILISHNMADVKAVADKVAVLRLGRNNGVFEVKSTSQEEIISAITGATENAVTRRAARTNGEIKK; this comes from the coding sequence ATGGTTCACGTGTCCGCTACGCCCGTGCTGGCGTTGCGCGGGGTCTCCAAGCGATTCGGTGCCGTCCAGGCGCTCACCGACGTAGAGCTTGAGGTCCACGCCGGTGAGGTGGTCGCCCTGGTGGGCGACAACGGAGCCGGAAAGTCCACGCTGGTCAAGACGATCGCCGGCGTGCACCCCATCGATGAGGGCTCCATCGAATGGGACGGCAAGGCCGTCTCGATCAACAGGCCGCACGACGCCCAGAACCTGGGCATCGCGACCGTCTACCAGGACCTCGCGCTGTGCGACAACATCGACGTGGTCGGCAACCTCTACCTGGGCCGCGAGATCATCAAGCGCGGCGTCCTGGACGAGGTGGAGATGGAGCGCCGCTCCCGCGAGCTGCTGGACACGCTGTCCATCCGCATCCCCAGCGTCCGCATCCCGATCGCCTCGCTCTCCGGCGGTCAGCGCCAGGTCGTGGCGATCGCCCGGTCGATGCTCGGCGAGCCCAAGCTGGTCATCCTCGACGAGCCCACCGCGGCCCTCGGCGTCGAGCAGACCGCACAGGTCCTCGACCTCGTGGAGCGGCTGCGGGAGCGCGGTCACGCCGTCATCCTCATCAGCCACAACATGGCCGATGTGAAGGCGGTGGCCGACAAGGTCGCCGTCCTGCGCCTCGGGCGCAACAACGGCGTCTTCGAGGTCAAGTCGACCTCGCAGGAAGAGATCATCTCCGCCATCACGGGCGCCACGGAGAACGCCGTGACCCGTCGTGCGGCGCGCACCAATGGGGAGATCAAGAAGTGA
- a CDS encoding sugar ABC transporter permease produces MSIDKTSTPAEDHAVENPDAPAAAATAVDPRLLVREQGFAGYLGEFKRKMKAGDLGSIPVVVGLLVIWAIFTGLNSNFLTAGNFSDMSVAMVGTGMIAVGIVFVLLLGEIDLSVGSVSGVAGATFAVLNITHGMNEVLALVLAILTGTVAGAIHGFFFARIGVPAFAVTLAGLLFWQGFMLQILGSNGTINLNSDGIVVKLTSYYFSDVAAAYGLAIVVTAGYFLAAFFDNRRREAAGVPSRPLNEIIVRTALLAVLAFVVAIVFNQYKGLPLAVVIFLAFLLLTDFVLRRTSYGRKVFALGGSVEASRRAGINVELVRISVFAIAGTFAAIGGLFVASKIASANQGAGTGEFLMNVIAAAVIGGTSLFGGRGRTWDALLGVMVIVSIQYGLALEGIASPVQYMITGGVLLATVVIDAVTRKTQKTAGRA; encoded by the coding sequence GTGAGCATCGACAAGACCTCCACCCCCGCCGAGGACCACGCGGTGGAGAACCCCGACGCCCCCGCCGCCGCGGCCACCGCGGTCGACCCGCGGCTGCTGGTCCGCGAGCAGGGCTTCGCGGGCTATCTCGGCGAGTTCAAGCGGAAGATGAAGGCCGGCGACCTCGGGTCCATCCCGGTCGTCGTCGGACTGCTGGTCATCTGGGCCATCTTCACGGGCCTGAACTCCAACTTCCTCACCGCGGGCAACTTCTCCGACATGTCCGTCGCCATGGTCGGCACGGGCATGATCGCCGTCGGCATCGTCTTCGTCCTGCTGCTCGGCGAGATCGACCTGTCGGTGGGCTCGGTCAGCGGCGTCGCGGGCGCCACCTTCGCCGTGCTGAACATCACGCACGGGATGAACGAGGTGCTGGCCCTGGTGCTGGCCATCCTCACCGGCACCGTGGCCGGCGCCATCCACGGCTTCTTCTTCGCCCGCATCGGCGTGCCGGCCTTCGCCGTGACACTGGCCGGACTGCTGTTCTGGCAGGGCTTCATGCTGCAGATACTCGGCAGCAACGGCACCATCAACCTGAACAGCGACGGCATCGTCGTCAAGCTGACCAGCTACTACTTCAGCGATGTGGCCGCCGCCTACGGCCTGGCGATCGTCGTCACCGCGGGGTACTTCCTCGCCGCCTTCTTCGACAACCGCCGCCGTGAGGCCGCGGGCGTGCCGTCCCGGCCGCTGAACGAGATCATCGTGCGCACGGCGCTGCTGGCCGTCCTGGCCTTCGTCGTGGCGATCGTCTTCAACCAGTACAAGGGCCTGCCGCTGGCCGTGGTGATCTTCCTCGCGTTCCTGCTGCTCACGGACTTCGTGCTGCGCCGTACCTCCTACGGCCGCAAGGTCTTCGCGCTCGGCGGCAGTGTCGAGGCGTCCCGCCGTGCCGGCATCAACGTGGAGCTGGTCCGGATCTCGGTCTTCGCGATCGCCGGCACCTTCGCCGCGATCGGCGGTCTCTTCGTCGCGTCGAAGATCGCGTCCGCCAACCAGGGCGCGGGTACCGGTGAGTTCCTGATGAACGTCATCGCCGCGGCCGTGATCGGCGGCACGTCCCTCTTCGGCGGCCGCGGCCGCACCTGGGACGCGCTGCTCGGTGTGATGGTCATCGTCTCGATCCAGTACGGCCTCGCCCTGGAGGGCATCGCCTCGCCGGTCCAGTACATGATCACCGGCGGTGTGCTGCTGGCGACCGTCGTCATCGACGCGGTCACGCGCAAGACCCAGAAGACGGCGGGGCGCGCGTAG